TGGCACGCGATCTTCATCGAGGGCTCGCTCAAGCCCGAGATCCCCGACGTCCACTACCCGGTCCGCCTGTAGCCGGCCGCCGATCGGGTGGTGCGTCGTGCGCGGGCTTGTGTCTCCCGAGCGGGCTGATCACTCCGCCGGCGGGACATTACCCCGCTCGATCCGACGCAGCACCTCCGACGGCCGGGCCAGATCGCCCCACACCACCCGCACCACCTCGTAGCCGAGCGCACGCAGCCGGTCCTCGCGTTGTTTCTCGGCATACAGGTCACCGCTGCTGCCGTACTTCACCTTCCCGTCGAACTCCACGATCCGTCGCTCCGCCGCGAGCAGGAAGTCGACCCTGGCGATCACCTTGCCTCGCCGGTCCGTGATCGGCGCCTGCGGCTCGAGGCGGACGCCGCCGCGGTGCGCGATCAGCCGCGTAAGCGTCTCTCCTGGCGACTCGGTCGCCGGCTCGATGAGGTCGGCGAGCCCCCGAGCGCGCGCGGCGCCCGGGCACCGCCCGATCGCACGACTGGCGGCCACCACGTCATCCACGACAATCAACCCACGGTGCGCGGCCGCGTCCGCGGCGACAAGCCCGGCGTCCACCCCGATCTCGCACGCCACCTGGACGATTCCCACGGCCGCGGGTACCACCCGGGCTCCGTTGATCAGCACAGGTGACAGCCTCGGCCGCGACCGACAGATCTGGACCTCCGCCGTCCGGAGGGAATCGCCTCCGTTGCAGCGCACCAGCCGCGCTCGGGCCAGATCCGTGCCGTACGTCGGCAGGTCGTGGGCGAGCAATGCCGACTCGTGGCTGATGGCGAGCGCCTCGTCGTACGCGATCGCGATGGCGCGGGCCAGCTCCAGATTTCGGCCGCCTGCGGTGACCGGCGCAGGAGCGCTGGTCAGGATCCCGCGCCACAGGTTCCGCAGACCGCCGGTCGCGACCGCGCGATCGAGCTCCTTCCGGGTGCACCCGAGGGCGAACGCCTCGGAGCGGGTGATCAGCCCGTAGTGGTCTCCGAGGTGGGCCAGCAGGGCGCGCGGCAGCTCCATGCCCCCACCTTGACGTGCGGCGTAGCGACCCGGCTCGCCCGCGGACGCCGGATGTGGACAACGCGGCATTTGTGG
This is a stretch of genomic DNA from Cumulibacter manganitolerans. It encodes these proteins:
- a CDS encoding PDDEXK family nuclease gives rise to the protein MELPRALLAHLGDHYGLITRSEAFALGCTRKELDRAVATGGLRNLWRGILTSAPAPVTAGGRNLELARAIAIAYDEALAISHESALLAHDLPTYGTDLARARLVRCNGGDSLRTAEVQICRSRPRLSPVLINGARVVPAAVGIVQVACEIGVDAGLVAADAAAHRGLIVVDDVVAASRAIGRCPGAARARGLADLIEPATESPGETLTRLIAHRGGVRLEPQAPITDRRGKVIARVDFLLAAERRIVEFDGKVKYGSSGDLYAEKQREDRLRALGYEVVRVVWGDLARPSEVLRRIERGNVPPAE